DNA from Cheilinus undulatus linkage group 20, ASM1832078v1, whole genome shotgun sequence:
CTTTAGGTTTAGATTCAGGTTAAATACAAGCTAGAAAAACTTTGAAACAAAAGTGACTCTGCTTGTTAAATCCTGTTAAATCTTCTCAAAGTTGGCCACAACATCTGGTTATTCTAACTTTATTAGCTAATGCAGAGTGCTGTTGATGCAATTACCCTATGATAATACTTGCTCTTTAGCATTTAGAATAAATAGGTTTGCTGCAACCAAAGCATAGAAAGTTAGTACTTGTGTTTATTTATATCAGACTGTTTTACAAGCCCTGGGTACAGATGATAATGGCATTTCTGTCCCAGTGCTAGTCACAATATGcatagatttattttcaagaaggacaaaaatatgtgaagtTTGATGATTTTATGCCAGATTGTTGCACTTCAAATTCCCTTAAAGCAGGTGTGTCcaaattttttccactgagggccacatgcaGAAAATTAAAAGGCTGGCGTGGCCATTTTTATATGCCTCCCCTTCATGACTCTGTAGTCAGTCTAATTCAGGTAAAGATGTGCTTAGTGATAAGACGCTTAAATGACTAGCTGACAAGTAAAGTAGTTAGTCATTCCGAGATTTTagggaggccagtcagatttcatgGCAGCCTTGGTTGGCTCTAGCTATCATTGGCTCCATCCTGGTCAGAATGAGAATGACACCCCATGTACCAGAGAATTAAtagtgttgtctcagtttaaatCATGAAAAGCGCATCAATAAATTGTCccgtcaaaatgtttgtttacagaattagtaCAGTTGCTCTGCCAAGTGCTAAAAATAAGATATACACTAATCCAAATAAATTTTTACCGTCTTCACAAAGTatcattttttctgtgttttcttattgacaggcGAGTATAGAAGGTAATACAAAACTATATTCGTCTGTCAGTAGTACTGTCAAAAGTTCTGATAGAATATaaagtcaagcacaagcttcatgttctaatgtgggctattttttatttatgttttagaatTTGCTCCAGGCCGATTAAAAATGAGCCAAgtgccacatttggcccctgggccattgTTTGGACACCTCTGCCTTAAAGAGTAGAACAACACTGGTCAATGACTACCAACATACAGGTTTTAGTTTTGCCCTATTTAATTGATAATTATGTAAGTAAAGGTTCATTTTAAGGTGCATTTCTGTGTGAGATTACAAGTTGCTTCTTTGGGTAATTGATCAGATAAATAAAACCCTGGTTATTGCTATCAGTATcttgcaaaaatacattttgtgatTCAGTGCTATGATAAAACAAGCTGGCTGTCCACTAATTGTGCTTTAGTTTCTTTGAACCTAACAATTTAGAAGTACTTGTTCATGAAATGATATGTGTAGGCAACTGAAGGCATATAATTACTGTATGTCAGtggattgtgttttttttatatcaggaaGGTTAAAAAGTAAGCTTTAAGAGATAATAAATagtatttctttatcaaaattaaCAACTCTCCAAcaaaatcttttatatttctttagTGCAATGCATTTTGCTTGctctcttcaaaataaaaggctaGGTTTACACCCATGCTGAAATGAAGGGTTAAAATACGTTGTTCTCAGTGGCTCATGGTCAGATGTTTATCATGGCTCATTGCATCTGAATGCTGCAGTGCACGAATTTTCACTGTGTCACTGAACGCCTGTCCAGCAAATTACAGCAATGTGAGTAGAGCTTAAGAGAGGCCTTGTAACACTATTATTTGTGCCCAAGAACAAGTTGAAGTACAATTACTATTTTCCAGAGGTGATTTTTGAAAGTGATACTGCACACAAAACATAACTTACCTAAGCAATTTATTTACACTTTAGATTTGACCTAAAGATTCTctcattgttattatttttgatgCTCTTTCATTGAACACTCTCAACTTAAAATGACCGTGTGAAAAAAAGATTCAAGTTTCCATAAGGAAGAAGGTCTCTCTGGCCTTCTCCTTGATTGTACACATTCTTTATCAATCTTGTCTTAGCTGTGAACTCGTATCTTTATCCCCTCCAGTCTTTTTCTGTTCTTATTGTCAAGTCTTTCACAGTTGTCAATTATCCTATGGCACTTTGCATTGTTCTGCATTTTTATCCTTAGATTTAGTCATTGGAGGTGACCCTGGGTCAATGAATAGAGGTCATATTTCCGACTCTCTACGGTAGGACCTTTGATCCAGCGACCTTGTTGCCTGTAGGCGTTCAAACTCATGCCGACTGTTCCGGTCCGGACTCAGGTTTGCCAGTGCTCTTCCTCCACTGCCAACATccccctcctcatcctcacggTTTAGGAAGGCCAGCTCATTTTCATAACAGAAGGAGTTTGAGCTGGGGACTAGAAACTTGTTTTCCACCATGTCCTTGGCACTGCAGCGAGGGGTGGACGGCACCTCATAGGTTTTGTGAAAGTGAGAGTAATCCACCTTGTACAAATTCTTCTCCTCGAACAACACCGGCTCAAAACGGTGTCCCCAAAGGATCTCAGAGGCCAGGTAAGAGCTGCGAGCCTGTGTGGTCATGGCAGTCGCTTCTACCATCCCCTCCAAGATGACGACAATCTCAAAGTCTGCTGTTTCCAAGTCCTGTTTGCCGATCCCAAACAGGGGGCTCTCCTCATCTATCTCATGGAGAATAGTGATGGGTGAAACCAAAAAAATCCTGTCTAGGCCTTTATCAAAGCCCACATTAATGTCTATTTGGTCTAGGGGAATATATTCACCTTCGTCAGTGATCCGAGGTTTGATGAGCTGTGCCCTGACATGGGCCTCTACAATGTGGCTCTTGCGTAGGTTCCCTACTCTCCACATGAGGCACAGCTTTCCATCTCTCATGGCAATGACTGCATTGTGGCTAAACAGCAGTGTTTGGGCTCGCTTCTTAGGCCTCGCCATCTTGGCCATAATGGCTCCAATCATGAAGCAGTCAATTATGCAACCCACAATGGACTGAAAGACCACCATGAAGACAGCCACTGGGCACTCCTCAGTCACACAGCGGTAGCCATAACCGATAGTAGACTGTGTTTCAATGGAAAATAGGAAGGCAGCCACAAATCCATTCACCTGCAGGACACATGGAGTGAAGTTATCATCTCCTGCTGGGTTATCTAGATCTCCGTGCAGCAAAGCAATGACCCAAAAGGCTAAACCGAAAGCAAGCCAGGAGACAACAAACACAAGAGTGAAGACTACCAGCATCCATCGCCAACGAATGTCAACACACGTGGTAAAGATGTCAGCCATGTAGCGTTGTGACTTCTCATCCATGTTGGCAAACTGCACGTTGCACTGGCCATTCTTTTTGACAAAACGATTGCGACATTTGCGGCGTGTGTGAATCTTGCCATTGCCAAAGCCATTCATGCCATGCATGGTAGTGAGGCGGAGGCCCTCTTCCTCGGATGACACAATGCTGTATCGGTTGATCCTTCCCACACTCATGCTAACGGCGGGGCCTCCAGCTGCAGGGTTAGAGCAGAAGGCCAGGCCTGGTGTTCCAGTGTGCGATTGAGGCCCCTCACAGCTTGATCATTGGTTGAGCTGCATTTGAATGAGTCATAGATTGGGAGCTGGGTGGGAGCCTTGTGCTTTAATCCAATCCCTGTAGAGAgtgtcaggaaaaaaacaatgttagCCTCTTTGGTGACATAATGGTTAAATCATAACATACCTGAGTTTCAAACATCACCAGATAACAAACCATAAAAgccttggtaaaaaaaaaaaaaagttgttacATAAGAAACACTCCAACATTCGTTTTGCTACTGGCTTTAAAAGAAGGCCACAGATATTTATAGACAGAACAGTGGATGAGCTGTCTGTTAGAACCCAAATGACCAATTCACCATTATCACTAACAGTTCTTAAGCTTGTTATTTGAGTAAGTCATTTTTTAAGCTAGGATATACAAGCTGTAGAAGTAATAGATTCACTTTATTTTAAtcgctttatttatttttgatgtgtattttttccCCAGAGTTTTAGTTTGTGCCATTGAAAAGAATATTTATCATGTTACTTCATAAGTTCTACTGTTGTTGTGAACTCAAAAGAGGTACAATCAATGTATTTATAGTCAGAAATCCATCTTCTGCTAAGATTGTCTGCTGGTAGATGTAATTTGGATAATGCCTCTAATATAAAATATTAGCGACTGTAGTATGCAACAAGTATTCAAGCACTGAAAATACTCTATCCTGTCTCATTTCCCAGTTTGAGGATTTCActgtatctttttttaaacaagtctTGATAATACAATTTTCTTCAGTTAATTTCACACCCCTGCTCATCACCATCTTTGCCTTTTTCAGACATCACGACTCTAAATCCAATTGGCCCTCACTGAAGGGTCCTCATGTCTTTTGATGTCAGCTGGGTAACTAAAGAGCTGGCCTCGCAGTAGAGCCACTTCTGTCACATGGCATGTCCTGTGCTCCtctctttcaaataaaaaatgactgtaGAGACAAAACAAGTCATCTACTAACAGATGTTCATTATTATGTGATTATTTTAGCAACAACTCATCTTGATTGGTGGAAGGGAATAGGCTGTCATATTTTAGGGTGGTTTCACATTGAGAACCCAGGCCTagatctgagtacacttgacCTCAAAGTCTGGCTGATTTGATCAGTGTGAACTTAAGTGTACTGGACTGCTTGAAGAGGTGGTCTCCGACATAATAGACATGAACTCAAGTGTGGACCTTGGGAGATGTGAACACAGCAATGCTTGAATACAGGGTAGTCATTGGCAAGTTAAGTTGTGAAGGCAATTCCCGTCTCCCCAGAAAATTGTCAGATCCACAAAGCATGGGCCTATGTCCTCCTTTGAGCTGCATGGCCGATGTGCAATTAGATAAAGGTTCATTGATGCCATCTGAAatagattaaaaacagcaatatTGGCAGGATGGACTTCAAGCTGTGATCCATGTCCCATCTTTGTCACTAGTGGTTTAGTTTATCAGTTTATTTGACAGGggccatgcaaaacaaaactgtaaagCCAGAGTTAGCTATAAAGCTAATTTTCATCTGTGGTCCCTGGGCAGGAGATGTAAAAGAATATACAatacaaatgataaaaacaaacataccaacatttaaaacaatacataCTCAACAACAGTCCATaagtaaaaacaacagatttgaAATTACATTTCATTGTCTCTAAGGTACATGATTAATCCAGTCACAGTCGTGATGTCACATAAAAGGTTGCATTTATTGTTGTATTAAGTTGCACTTGAAAGGTTTATAAAATGCCAGCAGGAAggcctttaaatttaaaaagtgctactgtttttttttaaaaaggcaaaacttattttggttaaaatattGTCTAATTTTGAAAACAGTACAGTAAAACCTCAgggtttgtattttttatgccacttgatatttgtatgttttgagttgagaaatacacacttaaaaatgatcattattctctgcattttccttgataaccaagcaagtaggCACATGATTCTATTTATACTGTAATCACAATATCAAATCACAACATTATCCAGTATAACTgcacacattattaccaaatagTTCAGCCATTCTTATATCTCTCCCCTATGGTTGTtacttcttctttcttcttcttggtggatttgcGAACCAACTGTGTGCATACACATACAGACAactattgtattgtattgtattgtgctGTGTTAATATGCAAGTGTGCTCATGCACAGAATGATGTTAATGTGAAATCAGATCAGcagaggggaggggaggagggcaCAATTGTGCTTGGCATGGTACGAAACAATCATGACTTATATGAAAATGCCCATTGTCTTTCTGGTGATTAATAAGGCTGCCACATTTATATAGTAGATAGGCTGCAACATGGCGTGCAGTCATCACACAACATAGATATGCATCTacaatacttttttaaatgtgagagACTTGTTTGTCTATATTGAAAGAATAGCCATTGTGTGTTCCATTTACTCCAAGGAGGATGGAGAGAGTTGTACTCTTTATTTGACCCCATCCTGTAAAGCTGTTACAGCAAATTTATAGCACCTTATGGCATTGCGTATGTGTAGGTTGTTGATTCCTCTCTTGAGGTGTGCCCTGTACTACTTATAAATTCTAATAACACACACTTTGAAATTTGGCTCACAGGGAGATAATACAAGAGTAGACATGTAGCACATCTGACACCAAAAGAGAAATTTTTCTGTCAGAACAGCTGTCAAATGGTGCTCCTGATCATAGAGTAGATAATCTGGGCATTACTTTGGGTGTTGAGCCTCAGGGTCAGGGAGAATTACCCATGGGAGCTGGACTGAGGGGGACCCTCTGGGTGCAGACAGCTTTTATCGCCTGGACACACTCAGTATGACTCTTCCCGTCTGACTTGCACCCTTAGGATTTGAGTATTCCCTCATGGGCACTCCCAAATCCTTTGTGTCCTTCTGTCTGCACATTCACAGACAGATAAACTCTGTCCTCAAACACGTGCTTTCGGCTGAAAGTTTTCCTCAGCCTCATTTATACGACCatattaaatcaattttaatgttttgaagtTTGAATTTAGCCAAGCCACATAAATTGCAGTTACAAACGTatggtgctgtgaaaaagtatttaccccttcctgatttctttcttttttttttttttttgcatatttgtcacactcaaatgtttcagatcatccaAACAACTTTTGATTTTAGATTATGATATcttgagtaaatacaaaatgatgatttcatttccTTCAGGAAACACTCTCACCACACACTTAACCATTTCATTGTAAAATGGATTTACAATTTTACTTAGCGGAGCCTCTGGTGCAAGCagtatgctttgactttccagggggcacatggctagaaacccccatatgcaTAAGTACATTTATGACAACGCGTATTGAATACAACAAAATTTCATTCAAAAACAAtgaatccacagtagcatgtaTCTGAATATGAGAgtcaacaagctttatgctataaaggaagaggctggggtggaggaggttaagcatTGCCAGCAACAACAgggtggtgcatcagcattaatgaagcagggattagtgagaagtacaccATATCAATCAAATACACccctgtgttgagagaaagagctgtgattggctgtgggagctaggaagagataattgggatcagctggctgtcagctgatcatggctaggtgtatgactaccatgtccttcATGAACTAATGATGAGCTtcatttattaagagaaaaaagccacccaaacctgtctggccctttgtgaaaaagtaattgccctctAAACCTAATAACAGTTTGTGCTgtccttggtggcaacaactgcaagggTTTGTAATAACTGGCAATAAATGTtccacatcactgtggaggaattttggcccactcttctttgcataattttttaaattcagccacAATGGAAGTTTTCTGAGCATAAATGGCCTGTTAAAGATCCTGCCAGAGCATCTCAAAagggtttaagtctggactttgactaggccacatCAAAACCTTTTTCTTAGACATTGTCCTGGTGCATAACGAGCATGTGCTTGAGCGTGAGGTCACAAGCTGAAGCAATaaaacagccccagaccatcaaaTTACCACCACCATGTTCGACTGTTGGTAAGATGTTCTTTTCATAAATGCTGAGTTTGTTTTATgccagatttaactgaacacacacaccttccaaaaaatTCAGCTTTTTGTCTCTcagtccacaaaatattttcccaaaagtcttggggttCATCAAGATGTGTTTCTGGCAACTAACGaacctttttgttctttttggtcagccgTGGTTTCTGgctttggaactctcccatggatgccatttttacTTGTTCTCTTTCTTATTGCTGAATCACGATCACTGATCTTAAAAGagtccagtgaggcctgcaggtctttagattttgttcttggttcttttgtgacctcttggatgagtcATCGATGCGCTCTTCAATGTAGTAAAAAATTCTGTTACACTATCAGAGATCCCTACATGCACATTCTTAAAACTTTTCCACGTGGGTCAAACACATAGTCCTATCAGGAACTGTATACACAGCAGCTCCTGTCAAGTTGATGCTCTAAAGGAGGAAATCTGATAGAATTCCTGATAAAGTGCTCATGAAAATGATGATATCATGATAAAGTGATTCTGCAATAAGTGATATATTGCAAAACAGCATATAAGAATATATTATGTTAAACTAAATAGTACAAAGTGTCccaaaaaaaggacaaatgcAAAATTAGTGTAATTGTTTTCTGTAGTTTGTTTCATTCTCTTACCACATTTGATCTCTTAACTTCTTTCACTGATGTCCAGTATTGTCTCTCTTATCCTGCTGCTAATTTCCTTCTTGGCTAATTGTTACATTTCTCTCATTCATGTTCCAAGTGCCACTATGAGGAGCTATGGCACAGTTAGTCAGAATTGCAGGGAAATCTGTTTAATGCCAGTATTTAAAACTGAATTATCAATATGTGGCACTAGTGGACAATCACTAAATTATCACTAAATTGGGATTACAGCCTTATTAATCACAGCCCTGTTGCCTACTTCTTATGGCATCTCCTCCTCGATGATAACACAGATAGCTGTAATGAGCCTGTTCGTCCTCTGTAGCTCTCCCATTGTAATGGCAGGTGGACTTGGCTTTATTGCTTGGTCACTACGCTGACGTTGTTACATAATTAAGATGAATTTTGAGCCTGAACATTGTATCAGCATTTTCCATTATACATCTTGATCCTTGCACTGCTCACATGACTTGAGCAGCCCCTATATGGTGTGCTGTCTCCATATCATACAGTAGTTGTTAAGTGTCAGGTGTCCAGTGAATTGGTCTGATGAAAGTAAAACCCTCCCTGTGTCCGTGGAGTCATTAGATAAGTTCTGGTGAGCCTCAGGGAAGCCTTTGCTGTAGAAAGCTCTTTTAAACAAATTGTCCTTTTGAGAGGCTGCGATGCAAACTTGTTTGTATTAGAAATACGTCTGTGTCAATGATTCTTtgacttaaaatgttcaaactgaaCAATCACTATTATGTagctttcattaaaaaaaaaacagattttctttaCTGTTGCTAATTTGTAGACTACCTGCAAACACTGGCTAATGCACGTTTATATTTGTCCTAAGCTTAGATCTTTATACATTATTTACTCTTGCTTGATGGAGAAATTTCCACACATAATAAATACTATCATTCTGCTGAAagctacatttatttataaagcagaataaaaatcgtgaaaatgattttatttgaaagtaCTACGCAAGTCATTTCCATTAGTAAGAAATGGATTCTTGTTcgattttatttctgttctgtcTCTAATCTTGCCTTTTATTTAGGATTATCTTACTGTCAGTCCTGCTTTGTGGATTTTTCTCTTGAACTAAATaagaaatatttgcaaatgtgcTGTTTCATAAGCCACATAAACTGCAGTTACAAATTATtcaaatgtttgctttttattgaaaagaaCAACCATTTTATGCTAAAAATATAAGCTTCATTTGGTGCTTTTATTGCCAGTAGTACATGTAAGAATGtaggtttttttgttgtttaaatttaaatttaaatgaaagatCTGCTCTATTCCCAAATTTTGAAACACAAGATAACTTATTTTCCACAAATTTGGTTCTTTAGAAGCAGGAATAACAACTAATATAGGCTTATTAATGCTTTGAAGGTGTGTAGATAACACAAATGTTGAACACCAAGCAGCGTGAAAAGACAGCTCAGTGGGAGGCCATTAGTATTCTCTTGTTGTATTTGTCTTGCAGTTCAAACACTTTAACTTGAGAGCGCATCAGTAACCGAAGAGCATGCATCTTTGATTCATCAGAGGAGGATTTGCACTACAGCCGATTATTCCATGAACAACCTTTTGTGACCTGGTCTGTTGTGTGTGTATTCCTGGGGAGTTGAGAGAAATGACCTAGGGAGGTGATAAGCTTGCAGCTGATTAGGATGAATAGGATGAATAATTGGATGTGCAAAATAACAGAAGGGGTAGGAAGGAACAACAAGCCAGACTCAGAGAGGGCACTTCATCTCAAGACAAGTGGCAAACTGAGCTCCCATCACTATGATCCGGGCCCACCTCCCAAGGCCATTGTGCAGGAAGGGCCAAGGCTCAGGTGTCATTGTATTTTCCTATAGCTCACCATGTGGAACTTGTCTCATCTCAAGTGACCTGCCAGTATTTTCCTATAGAAGGTAACACCCCTTCACCATGCAGAGATGTCATCTGATTGACAGCATGTTTCACAAACTAGATCCTGGCAGTTCTGATGTTTTTACACTGAATGTAATATTTAGTAATGCCAGACAATGAGGCACAGACAGTACAAGTTAGAACTGCATTGCTAAACTTGTAGGCCATCTCAGGTGCTAGTTGAGCTGAGCAGTAGAGAAAATGTTCATAAAGAGTTTATTCACTTTCTCTTATTGTTTAAACAGCTGCAATGCTCAATAAATATGTAACTAAATGTGTAGTTTTTGTGCAAGCTGCACCTGTAGCTTTTCCTCTGTTCAAACACCTGCTTCCCATTGATTGATCATTCTCTCCTGGGcttttttgatcttttttgtgcagttttttaattacttttatcTATTCACAAAGGCTGAATCCCTCAGATTAAATGGAACTCTGCCATTTTCTATTTTAAGAGACAGACGATTAAGTATTTCTTTTAATATTACTGCTTGATGTTATAGATCACTTACTTTTTAAGCTATACTCCAGTGTTTTGCTATGATAATGTGCCCTtggtggtattttatatttcagatttcAGTTTGACTCAGTGCAGACCAAATATCCAAACTGAGATAAAAAGCTGTATAATTTCATTGCTTGTATAATCTTATTGTCTTCATCTATGCCCATTTCTGTTCCACACCAGTGATTCCTTCACACACATTGACTGAAAATTGCATCACCTAAAGCAACAAATTATTCTTCTATGCCTGCTAATGTCTGTTCTCCAGTATTATCATTATGCTAAACTAGATGCTACTCtttgtttttgataaaaacTGTTAACAAGTGGACTTATTATCCAGCTGTTATTAAAGATTGAAAGGGAAGGGAATGGAAGTATGaatgttattttacattaagcaAATTTGTGATTTTATGCTATTGTCAAGGCCTAAAACTTTGTCTATTTTCTTTTGATTGATTTTGAAGAAATACAACAAATTGTTTTACACATCTAAAAGGCAACAGAAATAAACTGATAACTGATTTAAGCATGGTTTTAAAATATTCTAAGCAAAGGAAATTATCATATTTTTAGGAAACATGAGAGCATCTCCAGCTCTGGATTATTGCTAACTTTTTAACCAAATTGACAAATATTTTATTGATTACATTTTATAAAGACTGaacatttgttcatttaaaacttTAGCAAAACTATTTTTATTATGCTAATGCTTTTATAGATCCTCCCATTACGCTGTTGCTCTTTGTCACAGAGGAAAAGATGTGGTATTGATCAAGACAACACAGAGATGAATTGctgttttttctgatttaattgGCTGTAAACAGGAATTAATTTTAGACTCAGCTGGTTATTGATAAGTGTTTTGTTTGTCTGCCCTCTGGCactctttctgtttgttttaaccctttgaatatCACATCCTGAGACCGACAGGCAAGGCCTTCTTGGCCATATGCTAAAGCTAAACAATTAACCCTGCAAAAGTGCCTTTGGATGGAAATATCACAATTATTCAAACAGTGTTATTGCCCTATCTTAGAACAAAA
Protein-coding regions in this window:
- the kcnj12a gene encoding ATP-sensitive inward rectifier potassium channel 12, with product MSVGRINRYSIVSSEEEGLRLTTMHGMNGFGNGKIHTRRKCRNRFVKKNGQCNVQFANMDEKSQRYMADIFTTCVDIRWRWMLVVFTLVFVVSWLAFGLAFWVIALLHGDLDNPAGDDNFTPCVLQVNGFVAAFLFSIETQSTIGYGYRCVTEECPVAVFMVVFQSIVGCIIDCFMIGAIMAKMARPKKRAQTLLFSHNAVIAMRDGKLCLMWRVGNLRKSHIVEAHVRAQLIKPRITDEGEYIPLDQIDINVGFDKGLDRIFLVSPITILHEIDEESPLFGIGKQDLETADFEIVVILEGMVEATAMTTQARSSYLASEILWGHRFEPVLFEEKNLYKVDYSHFHKTYEVPSTPRCSAKDMVENKFLVPSSNSFCYENELAFLNREDEEGDVGSGGRALANLSPDRNSRHEFERLQATRSLDQRSYRRESEI